In uncultured Bacteroides sp., one genomic interval encodes:
- a CDS encoding transposase encodes MNKKKSPSIADVLSLFLPDGILEYFDIVSEITQDTCFILCLEEKNIVPDEISTLNLHSHGFHPEIEVQDFPIRGKAVFLRIKRRRWKDIDTGKVYSRDWRIVAHETRITAEFGSFLKELLRQ; translated from the coding sequence ATGAATAAAAAGAAATCCCCAAGCATTGCTGACGTCCTATCATTGTTTTTACCTGATGGTATCCTTGAATACTTTGATATTGTATCTGAAATCACTCAAGATACATGCTTTATCTTGTGTTTAGAAGAAAAGAATATTGTTCCTGATGAAATCTCCACCTTAAATCTTCATTCTCATGGCTTTCATCCAGAAATAGAAGTTCAGGATTTTCCCATTAGAGGCAAAGCTGTTTTTCTTCGTATAAAAAGACGCAGATGGAAAGATATTGATACTGGAAAGGTTTATTCTCGAGATTGGAGGATTGTTGCTCACGAAACTCGCATCACTGCAGAGTTCGGTTCTTTTTTAAAAGAATTACTTAGACAATAA
- a CDS encoding transposase, which yields MSDFHSWNQLSHAEDYLLYSKNIGPNLCIDETSFSCGELYTLLLNRDAHGKKGSIIAIVKGTKADTVTEIIKKIPIKERYKVREVTLDMSPSMQKIIRSCFPKATQVVDRFHVQKQVFDALQDLRVAYRWQVIREEEKNIKEAKRKGIEYKSKELENGDTLRQLLVRSRFLLFKAPNKWGESQKQRAEILFDYFPDIKHMYYHCIRVGSIFSQTKDKNVARLKFAKWYEEVENQGYPNFSAIISMFENHSERILNYFENRSTNAAAESFNAKLKAFRASFRGVNDMKFFLYRVAKIYA from the coding sequence TTGAGTGATTTTCATTCATGGAATCAATTATCTCATGCTGAGGATTATCTTCTTTATTCCAAGAATATAGGCCCTAATCTGTGTATTGATGAAACATCCTTCTCGTGTGGCGAACTTTATACCCTTCTATTAAACAGAGATGCTCATGGAAAAAAGGGCAGTATTATTGCTATTGTAAAAGGTACTAAAGCAGATACGGTTACAGAGATTATCAAAAAGATACCTATAAAAGAAAGATATAAAGTACGTGAAGTAACATTGGATATGTCTCCAAGCATGCAGAAGATTATCCGGTCATGCTTTCCTAAAGCAACCCAGGTTGTTGACAGATTCCATGTTCAGAAACAGGTCTTTGATGCATTACAGGACTTACGCGTAGCTTATAGATGGCAAGTTATAAGAGAGGAAGAAAAGAATATTAAAGAGGCTAAAAGAAAGGGTATAGAATACAAATCAAAAGAATTAGAAAATGGCGACACACTCAGGCAATTGCTCGTCAGAAGCCGGTTTCTTCTATTTAAAGCACCTAATAAATGGGGAGAATCGCAAAAACAAAGAGCTGAAATCTTGTTTGATTATTTTCCAGATATAAAACACATGTACTATCACTGTATAAGAGTCGGGAGTATTTTCTCGCAAACAAAAGATAAAAATGTGGCACGTTTAAAGTTTGCCAAATGGTACGAGGAGGTAGAAAATCAAGGGTATCCTAACTTCTCTGCAATAATATCTATGTTTGAGAATCATTCGGAAAGAATATTAAACTATTTTGAAAATCGAAGTACTAACGCTGCAGCAGAATCTTTTAATGCAAAACTAAAGGCTTTTAGAGCATCTTTTAGAGGAGTTAATGATATGAAATTCTTTCTTTACAGAGTGGCTAAAATTTACGCATAA